The Candidatus Methanomethylophilaceae archaeon genomic interval TATCGGAAAGAAACTGCTGTTCATAGCGATATGCATAGCGGCGGCGATATTGGCCGCCGGATACGATCTTACGATAGGCCCCTACGACATCAGCATCTGGGAGACTTACAAAGTCATCATCGACCATATCCTCGGCAATCCCGTGGAGTACAGCGACGACCTGGTGATCTGGACCATGAGGCTTCCTCGCATCGTCACCGGAGTTATCGCCGGATTCGGGTTGGCCATCGCAGGAGTAGTGATGCAGACCATCCTGCGCAACCCATTGGCCGATCCGTATACCACCGGAGTCTCCTCAGGCGCATCCTTCGGGGCCTCTCTGGCCATAGGGTTCGGACTGTCGGTGGCCGGCGGAGGGAGCCTCGGAATAGTGGCCAACGCATTCGCCTTCTCGCTCATACCGATGGCCGTCATTATCTTCGTCTCTAAGATGCGCGGAGCGTCCCCTGCCACCATGGTGATGGCTGGGATCGCGGTCATGTACATTTTCAACGCCATGACGACGATGATCAAACTGTGGGTGGACGCCGACACCCTGGCCAACATTTTCGCGTGGAGCGTCGGAACTCTGGATGTGAAAGGCTGGAGCCACATAGCCACGATGTTCGCGTTCACATTCGTCTCGGGAATCCTGCTTATGATTATGTCCCGCCGCCTGAACGTTCTGTCCACAGGTGACGAATCCGCCCGCTCGATAGGGATAAACGCCAACCGCCTGAGGCTGATATCTCTGTTCGTGGTGTCGATGCTCACTGCGGGAATCGTGAGTTTCACCGGCCTCATAGGATTCGTCGGGCTCGTCTGCCCGCACATAGCAAGGATGGTCGTCGGATCGGACGTGAAATACCTCCTCCCCGCTTCGGGATTCTTCGGCTCCGCGCTTCTCATCGTCGCAGACATAGTCGGCAGGAGCGTCTTCGAAGGGAGCGCGCTGCAGGTCGGAGTTGTGACCGCATTCATCGGCGGTCCGATGTTCCTGTGGCTCATCATCAGGCAGAAGAAGGAGACGTGGTGAAATGTCTGAACCTCTGATAGAAGTCGAAGGGCTGACGTTCGGGTACGGCGAGCGCACGATACTCCATGACATCTCCTTCAGAATTGATAATCCCGGATTCTATTGCATAATAGGCCCCAACGGCGTCGGGAAATCGACACTCATCAAATGCATAACCGGCCACATAAAGCCCGATTCCGGGTCCGTGAGGATATCCGGGAAAGACGTCCGCGGATACAAGCTGGACGAGCTCGCGAAGATCGTAGGGTACGTCCCGGTCATGAACGCGGATTTCAATGTGATGACCGTCCTGGACACCGTTCTGATAGGCAGATACGCCCATCAGAAATGGAGGACCACGTCCGAAGATCTGGCCGTGGCGCATGGGGCGCTGGAATGCATGGAGATAGGGGACCTGGCAATGAGATATTTCAGCGAGCTCTCCGCCGGGCAGAGGCAGAAAGTTTCGTTGGCCAGAGGTTTGGTGCAGGAACCGACGATATTGATACTGGATGAGCCCACCTCCAATCTTGACGTCCGCCATCAGATGTATGTGTCGGCTTTCCTCAGGATGCTGTCCAAGAAAACCGGGATGACGGTGCTCATGATAAGCCACGACCTGAATCTGGCAGCCAAATTCTCTGACGAAGTCCTGGTCATGGAACCTCCAGGGAAATTATATGGCATGGGCAGCCCCTCAGAAATCGTAACCGCTGAAATGATCGAGAGAGTCTACGACGTGCCGTGCGAAATCATCGACGACCACGGATCGCCGCATGTCATCCTTCAACTATGAGGCTTCCAACATAGAACCTCTTGATCGGCCATACGACCAATAAGAGGCATACGAAACGCCGACGAAAATGCATCATCTCATTCGATGCAACTATTCCAGAATCAGGCATAGTAATCTCTACAGGATGGCCCACGGGTTCGCTTCTTGATTTATAGTGCAATTATTGCACCAATGCTTCTGTATTTTGCGCCATAAATTGCACAGATCATAGAAACGTTGCACCATAAATGCAAGAAAGAAAAGCTTAACTTTGAATCAAAATCATTTGTAATGAATGCCTGGGGAATTCTGGAGTGCGTATTTCCCCCTTTGCGAACACGCTCGAACACGCTATAGCATCGGAAATCTGCGAAAAAAAAAGGCTTTTTAGAAGCGGCAGATAAGAAATAGGTCAAGCTATTTCGCCGACAACTGTTAAGACTGATTATCCTGTTGCGGTGTTCGGATGCCTTCTGACGAATCAATCGAAAAACCGGCCGCGCCGAAGAGGAAGAAGACCCCTACGGCGGAGCAGATGGCCGCCAAGCAGCAAGAGATCTCCGTCACGGAGTTCTTCGAGAAGAACAAGCAGATCCTCGGGTTCGATTCCCGCTCCAAATCGCTTCTCATGGGGATCAAAGAGGCCGTGGACAACTCCCTCGATGCCTGCGAGGAAGCCAATATCCTTCCGGACATAGAGGTCTGCATAGACAAGTTCGGCGACGAGGATTACCACATTTCCGTCGAGGATAACGGCCCCGGAATCGTGCACAGGATGATACCGAACGTCTTCGGCCGCCTTCTGTACGGATCCAGATTCCACGCCCTGAGGCAATCCAGAGGGCAGCAGGGAATCGGGATATCCGCGACCGTCATGTACGGAAACATCACGACTGGGAAGCCCGCCCATGTCCAATCCAAGATCGAGGGCGAGGACGAGGTCGCCTCCGGGATGGACATCGTCATAGACACGAAGACCAACCGCCCCATCGTCTCCAACGACAAGCCGTTCGACTGGAAAGGCAAGGAGCATGGTACCAAAATCGAATACACGATCAAAGGGCGCTACATAACCGGGAAGCAGTCCGTGTTCGAATACCTGAAGGACACCGCGATAGTCAACCCGCACGCGGAGATCGTGTTCCGCGACCCGGACGGGAAGAAGTACACGTTCGAGAGGGCCACGGACATCATGCCTCCCCGTCCCAAAGAGATCAAGCCCCACCCCGAAGGGATGGAGATCGGAGACCTCCTGAAATATTCCTCGGCATCCGCCCAGAAGACCGTATCCGCCTTCCTGAAGAACGATTTCTCCAGGATAACTGACAGGATCGCCAAAGAGATCGTCCAGAAATCCGGGGTCGACGGTGACAAGAAACCCTCCGCCATAACCCGCGAGGACGCCATCGCCATACTGGCCGCCATCGCCGACGTGAAGATAATGGCGCCTCCTACGGATTGCCTGTCGCCTATCGGAGACACCCTGATCAAGAAAGGTCTGATGCACGTCTTGGACGGCCTCCGGCCAGAGTATTATGCCACCCCCGTGACCCGCTCCCCCAAAGCCGTGAACGGCAACCCGTTCGTCGTGGAGGCCGGGATAGTCTACGGCGGCGACATCCCATCGGACAGCCAGGTCCAGATCCTCAGGTTCGCCAACAGGGTCCCGCTCCTGTACCAGCAGGGCGCGTGCGCCATAACTAAAGCCATCTCCGAGATGGATTGGAGGAGATATGGGCTGGAGCAGAGGGGAGGGAAAGGCATACCGTTCGGGCCGGCCATCATCCTTGTCCATGTGGCATCCACGAAGGTCCCGTTCACCTCCGAAGGCAAGGAAGCCGTCGCCAGTTTCCCCGAGCTGCAGAGCGAGATCGGCCTCGCCCTGAGGCTGTGCGCCAGGAATCTCAAGAGCCATCTGAACAAGATGGAGCGCAAGAAGAAGACCCACGCCAAATTCGAGATCGTCCAGGAGATCCTTCCGGACATGGCGAAGAAGGCCGCCGACCACCTCGGGAAGCCCGTGCCCAACTTGGACAGGACCATCACCCGCATCATGAACGTCGTTTGGGTGGAGCCGTCGATGAAGAAGGAATCCAAGAAGCGCTCCATTACCTACACAGTTTACAATTACACCAGCACGGTCCGCACCTTCAGGCTCCACGCTCAGCTCCCGAAGGAATCGCTGAAAGACCTTTCGATCTATACATCGCCTTATTTCCTGGACATTAACGATGAAGGCAAGGCCAACTGGGAGATACGCGACATCCAGCCGTCCGCGCACGTGGAAGTTTCGTTCGACCTGGTCGGAGACATGGCGGACACGTTCGACCCCGATGACATCTACTTCTCCGGCCTCAACCCGGTGATGGTCATGGGCGCGGAGATGCTCCCCGGGGACTGGGGAATCAAAGGCATGGAGATTATCGAATCGGCGGACGATTACGTCGTGGACGACGAAGAGGAGAAGGAAGAGGAGGAAGAAGACCTTGACGACGAATGAAAGGCAGCAGAAAGCGCTGGAAAGCCTCACCGACGTGGTCGAGGGCATCTACGACCAGCTTGACGGCGGGGAGATACCCTCTATGGAGCTTCCCCTCAGATCGAAGAAGAACATAGAATTCGACACCCAGCACAACGTCTGGACCTACGGGGACATAAAGACGTCGCGCACCGCGAAGACCGTGAACGGCGCCGTGATGATGCTGAGGACTGTGTACACCTCGGACTTCATCAACGACATGATCCGCGACAGCAAATCCTCCACCTTAAGGGAGATGTACTACATCTCTGAGGGATGGAACAACGCAAAATTCCACAGCCAGGACGAGAGCAACCTTCTTGCCGAAGATCTGGAAACTATCACCGGATGCATGAGGGAGGATTTCAAGCTCCGCCCGGAGGAATCCGGCGCCCACGTCTACGGGGACCTCAACTTCACCACCATGACCAAGAAAGGCATGAAGACGATGAACTGCATCGACGACGTCTCCGAGGCCGGATTCGCCGTCCCGTACAAAGTCGAGGAAGATACGTTCCAGATCGATCCCGGGAACACGAAGTTCATCATGGCGATAGAGACAGGAGGTATGTACGCCAGGCTGATCGAGAACGGGTTCCCGGAGAAGTATGGGTGCACTCTCGTCCACCTGTCCGGACAGCCCGCCAGATCCACCAGAAGGCTGATAAAGAGGCTGAACGAGGAATACAACCTTCCTGTGACCGTGTTCACCGACGGCGACCCGTGGTCGTTCAGGATCTTCGCCTCGGTGGCTTATGGGGCCATCAAGACTGCGCACATATCCGAGTACCTCGCCACGCCCACTGCCCAGTTCATAGGCGTCACCGCTTCGGACATCCTGAACTACGACCTCCCCACGGACAAGCTCAACGACAAGGATATCGGGGCGCTCAACGCCGAGCTCAGCGACCCTAGGTTCGCGGACGAATTCTGGGTCACGGAGATCCAGGCGATGCTGGAGATGAAAAAGAAATCTGAGCAGCAGGCGCTGGCCAAATACGGCCTGGACTACGTCACGGACACGTACCTTCCTGAGAAGCTCACCGACATGGGCATCCTGTGATCCAAAAGGCCGGTGTCTACGCGAATGCCGTATGGCACTGAGGAAAACGTTTTGCGCCCCGCATATCCGCAGAGGGATGCGGGGGGACCTTTCCTTTTTATAAGGCTCCGTGCGGGCTCACTTGATCCTGAACTTCTTGGCCCTCTCGGATAGGCTGACTAGCTCCTCATGGGACAGTTCCGGCAGACGCTCGAGCTCGTCAAGGAATTCTGTGGCGCTCTCATGGGCCCTCAGCT includes:
- a CDS encoding iron ABC transporter permease, translating into MSSRGMEGIEQSVDRWISRRETDGSDRHMAEYNRYIGKKLLFIAICIAAAILAAGYDLTIGPYDISIWETYKVIIDHILGNPVEYSDDLVIWTMRLPRIVTGVIAGFGLAIAGVVMQTILRNPLADPYTTGVSSGASFGASLAIGFGLSVAGGGSLGIVANAFAFSLIPMAVIIFVSKMRGASPATMVMAGIAVMYIFNAMTTMIKLWVDADTLANIFAWSVGTLDVKGWSHIATMFAFTFVSGILLMIMSRRLNVLSTGDESARSIGINANRLRLISLFVVSMLTAGIVSFTGLIGFVGLVCPHIARMVVGSDVKYLLPASGFFGSALLIVADIVGRSVFEGSALQVGVVTAFIGGPMFLWLIIRQKKETW
- a CDS encoding ABC transporter ATP-binding protein; translation: MSEPLIEVEGLTFGYGERTILHDISFRIDNPGFYCIIGPNGVGKSTLIKCITGHIKPDSGSVRISGKDVRGYKLDELAKIVGYVPVMNADFNVMTVLDTVLIGRYAHQKWRTTSEDLAVAHGALECMEIGDLAMRYFSELSAGQRQKVSLARGLVQEPTILILDEPTSNLDVRHQMYVSAFLRMLSKKTGMTVLMISHDLNLAAKFSDEVLVMEPPGKLYGMGSPSEIVTAEMIERVYDVPCEIIDDHGSPHVILQL
- a CDS encoding DNA topoisomerase VI subunit B — encoded protein: MPSDESIEKPAAPKRKKTPTAEQMAAKQQEISVTEFFEKNKQILGFDSRSKSLLMGIKEAVDNSLDACEEANILPDIEVCIDKFGDEDYHISVEDNGPGIVHRMIPNVFGRLLYGSRFHALRQSRGQQGIGISATVMYGNITTGKPAHVQSKIEGEDEVASGMDIVIDTKTNRPIVSNDKPFDWKGKEHGTKIEYTIKGRYITGKQSVFEYLKDTAIVNPHAEIVFRDPDGKKYTFERATDIMPPRPKEIKPHPEGMEIGDLLKYSSASAQKTVSAFLKNDFSRITDRIAKEIVQKSGVDGDKKPSAITREDAIAILAAIADVKIMAPPTDCLSPIGDTLIKKGLMHVLDGLRPEYYATPVTRSPKAVNGNPFVVEAGIVYGGDIPSDSQVQILRFANRVPLLYQQGACAITKAISEMDWRRYGLEQRGGKGIPFGPAIILVHVASTKVPFTSEGKEAVASFPELQSEIGLALRLCARNLKSHLNKMERKKKTHAKFEIVQEILPDMAKKAADHLGKPVPNLDRTITRIMNVVWVEPSMKKESKKRSITYTVYNYTSTVRTFRLHAQLPKESLKDLSIYTSPYFLDINDEGKANWEIRDIQPSAHVEVSFDLVGDMADTFDPDDIYFSGLNPVMVMGAEMLPGDWGIKGMEIIESADDYVVDDEEEKEEEEEDLDDE
- a CDS encoding DNA topoisomerase IV subunit A; this translates as MTTNERQQKALESLTDVVEGIYDQLDGGEIPSMELPLRSKKNIEFDTQHNVWTYGDIKTSRTAKTVNGAVMMLRTVYTSDFINDMIRDSKSSTLREMYYISEGWNNAKFHSQDESNLLAEDLETITGCMREDFKLRPEESGAHVYGDLNFTTMTKKGMKTMNCIDDVSEAGFAVPYKVEEDTFQIDPGNTKFIMAIETGGMYARLIENGFPEKYGCTLVHLSGQPARSTRRLIKRLNEEYNLPVTVFTDGDPWSFRIFASVAYGAIKTAHISEYLATPTAQFIGVTASDILNYDLPTDKLNDKDIGALNAELSDPRFADEFWVTEIQAMLEMKKKSEQQALAKYGLDYVTDTYLPEKLTDMGIL